The following coding sequences are from one Chrysiogenes arsenatis DSM 11915 window:
- a CDS encoding NAD-dependent epimerase/dehydratase family protein has translation MRVSVTGGSGFIGSKFIELFADKFKSIKSLDSKSFPLDNYEQILDATKDIDILVHTAFDHNYKNNISGIKNILKACEQNGIKKLIHISTVSVYEPDAKGVLNENSPYSKLNDPYSKEKRKIEQEIEKYKNRAFDIIILQPTIVYGLGGNWTKYALHVCKAKEVRLSDSGNTVCNAVHVDDVANAIYQSCLSNVKFEKFLISGKGTITWKEFYSRHCELLRELNLPSNCDIQNSTNENEFHKKKLVDVVFQLWFKTPFGNVFDLMIGVLKKLRAKSYSNTNSKEELKEFLQSEVSENILEPLAITKKVHDCDFEIESSKAKEQLKYQPLVNFDDGMSCFKRNLIKILK, from the coding sequence ATGAGAGTATCAGTCACAGGTGGAAGTGGATTTATTGGAAGTAAGTTTATAGAACTATTTGCTGATAAATTTAAGAGTATTAAATCGCTAGATAGTAAGAGTTTCCCATTGGATAATTATGAACAGATTTTGGATGCTACAAAAGATATAGATATATTGGTTCATACAGCATTTGACCATAACTATAAAAATAATATATCAGGAATAAAAAATATTTTAAAAGCTTGTGAGCAAAATGGTATTAAAAAACTGATACATATAAGTACAGTTTCTGTCTATGAACCAGATGCTAAAGGAGTACTTAATGAAAACTCGCCTTACTCAAAACTCAACGACCCATATTCAAAAGAAAAAAGAAAAATCGAGCAAGAGATAGAAAAGTATAAAAACAGAGCTTTTGATATAATCATTCTCCAACCAACGATTGTATATGGATTAGGTGGAAACTGGACTAAATATGCTCTTCATGTATGTAAAGCTAAAGAAGTACGACTATCAGACAGCGGAAATACGGTTTGCAATGCAGTACATGTAGATGATGTAGCAAATGCTATATATCAATCATGTCTAAGTAATGTGAAGTTTGAAAAATTCTTGATAAGTGGAAAGGGCACAATTACATGGAAAGAATTTTATTCAAGACATTGTGAATTGTTAAGAGAACTCAACTTACCATCAAATTGCGATATACAAAATAGTACAAATGAAAATGAATTTCATAAAAAGAAGTTGGTTGATGTGGTATTTCAACTATGGTTTAAAACACCATTTGGTAATGTATTTGATCTGATGATTGGAGTACTTAAAAAACTTAGAGCTAAAAGTTATTCAAATACTAATAGTAAAGAAGAGTTGAAAGAATTTTTACAAAGTGAAGTGAGTGAAAATATACTTGAGCCTTTGGCTATTACTAAAAAAGTACATGATTGTGATTTTGAAATTGAGAGCTCAAAAGCTAAGGAACAGCTTAAATATCAGCCTTTAGTCAATTTTGATGATGGCATGTCTTGTTTTAAAAGAAATCTCATTAAGATTCTGAAATGA
- a CDS encoding nucleotidyl transferase AbiEii/AbiGii toxin family protein → MLEQMLSHYVLETEQQRHQALREVMQEVALAGLYRGGFFEQAAFYGGTCLRIFHGLPRYSEDLDFSLLRSKNDFSLAPYFSALEAEFAALGIGVTITQKRKLAAAGIESAFLKNDTQVAELAFRDVKVKIKFEVDTHPPLGFNTEERLLIEPFSFYVKCFSLPDLYAGKMHALLFRKWKNRVKGRDWFDFEWYIRRGVELHLAHFNERAIQSGDLEHVVDAVGFIELVRRRIESVSIELARQDAERFVGDVKALDIWSNNYFMQLAERVRFA, encoded by the coding sequence ATGCTGGAGCAAATGTTGAGCCATTATGTGCTGGAGACGGAGCAGCAAAGGCATCAGGCTCTGCGGGAAGTGATGCAGGAGGTTGCTCTGGCGGGCTTGTATCGCGGTGGTTTTTTTGAGCAGGCGGCGTTTTATGGCGGGACTTGCTTGCGAATCTTTCATGGTTTGCCTCGCTACTCGGAAGATCTGGATTTTTCGCTCCTTCGCTCCAAGAATGATTTTTCGTTGGCTCCCTATTTTTCTGCCCTTGAAGCGGAGTTTGCGGCTTTGGGGATTGGGGTGACCATAACGCAGAAGCGCAAGTTAGCAGCAGCTGGGATAGAGTCGGCCTTTTTGAAGAATGATACCCAGGTTGCCGAACTGGCCTTTCGGGATGTGAAAGTAAAGATTAAGTTCGAGGTTGATACGCATCCTCCTTTGGGATTTAACACGGAAGAGCGCCTTTTGATCGAACCGTTTTCATTTTATGTGAAGTGCTTTAGCTTGCCTGACTTATATGCAGGCAAAATGCATGCCTTGTTGTTTCGTAAGTGGAAGAATCGCGTAAAGGGACGCGACTGGTTTGATTTTGAGTGGTATATTCGGCGCGGTGTGGAACTGCATTTAGCTCACTTCAATGAGCGGGCGATACAAAGTGGCGATTTAGAGCATGTTGTTGATGCAGTTGGCTTTATTGAATTGGTGCGAAGACGGATTGAATCGGTTAGCATTGAACTTGCTAGGCAGGATGCTGAGCGCTTTGTTGGTGACGTAAAAGCACTGGATATCTGGTCGAACAATTATTTCATGCAGCTTGCTGAGCGGGTGAGATTTGCGTAG
- a CDS encoding glycosyltransferase family 4 protein encodes MKNKIHNISVVKYDVANGLSGVLKNYRNIFAEDMTFSQPGTIKSNSKKIKTNSQSKVFTFLKNIKLLKYLSFFYYARIAFNKLQKENIQKNDWILFHDPFSLFYATVLDKVRIKKLHNNLIFFNHSIGDPKEQIDYRYDCWFTRLITKFIFKFIRTTLNTSHILNLSQSALDNFNSTYGISHLNTFVIENYLPSKGKVNSESDFDNINIYIVGTISKIKRQIEILNQLPKDFYNIKLAGSIMDGFSMHDIEKIPCAEYLGILHKPYEMFKKGDILLSVSSSEGLPLSMIEALREGCVILATDVGGCNRVCINGKNGILLHKDFKISELIESLDNIIPDKKLIKQYSDYSLNLFEQHYSSKSGYDFFKRYFNTNEY; translated from the coding sequence TTGAAAAATAAAATACACAATATATCAGTAGTGAAATATGATGTAGCTAACGGGTTAAGCGGAGTACTTAAAAATTATAGAAATATATTTGCTGAGGATATGACATTTAGCCAACCAGGAACTATAAAAAGTAATTCAAAAAAAATTAAAACAAATAGTCAAAGTAAAGTCTTTACTTTCTTAAAGAATATTAAATTATTGAAATATTTATCATTTTTCTATTACGCTAGAATAGCTTTCAATAAATTACAAAAAGAAAATATTCAAAAAAATGATTGGATACTTTTTCATGATCCATTTAGTTTATTTTATGCAACGGTTTTAGATAAAGTTAGAATTAAAAAGTTACATAATAATTTAATATTTTTTAATCATTCTATAGGTGATCCGAAAGAACAAATTGATTATCGTTATGATTGTTGGTTCACAAGATTAATTACTAAATTTATTTTTAAGTTTATTCGTACAACATTAAATACTTCACATATCTTAAACTTATCTCAATCAGCACTAGATAATTTTAATTCAACTTATGGAATTTCTCACTTAAACACTTTTGTTATAGAAAACTATTTGCCAAGTAAAGGCAAGGTAAATTCTGAATCTGATTTTGACAACATTAATATTTATATAGTTGGGACAATTTCTAAAATCAAGCGACAGATTGAAATTTTAAATCAATTACCAAAAGATTTTTACAATATTAAACTTGCAGGATCTATAATGGATGGCTTTTCGATGCATGATATTGAGAAAATACCTTGCGCAGAATATCTCGGAATTCTTCATAAACCATACGAGATGTTTAAAAAAGGAGATATTTTGCTATCAGTAAGTTCTAGTGAGGGATTACCTTTAAGTATGATTGAAGCACTTAGGGAAGGCTGTGTTATATTAGCTACGGATGTCGGAGGCTGCAATAGAGTTTGCATCAATGGAAAAAATGGAATCTTATTACATAAAGATTTTAAAATCAGTGAATTAATAGAATCGCTAGATAATATTATTCCTGATAAAAAGCTTATAAAACAATACTCAGATTATTCTTTAAACCTTTTTGAACAACACTATTCATCTAAATCAGGTTATGATTTTTTTAAGAGGTATTTTAACACCAATGAATATTGA
- a CDS encoding nucleotidyltransferase domain-containing protein produces the protein MIDIEELKPLIIERLKPLNPDKIILFGSYAYGTPNEDSDIDLYVVTKDDFIPTSWEEKSKISRKFSKKLRDLRASVAIDIIVHTKKMNEKFIELGSSFSYEVMKKGKVLL, from the coding sequence ATGATAGATATAGAAGAGTTAAAACCACTTATCATAGAAAGGCTTAAGCCTCTTAATCCTGATAAGATTATCCTTTTTGGAAGCTATGCTTACGGCACACCCAATGAGGATAGTGATATAGATTTGTATGTAGTTACAAAAGATGACTTTATCCCAACAAGTTGGGAAGAAAAAAGTAAGATATCACGAAAATTTTCGAAAAAACTGAGAGATTTAAGAGCTAGTGTTGCGATAGATATTATAGTGCATACAAAAAAAATGAATGAAAAATTTATAGAGCTTGGAAGTTCATTTTCATATGAGGTAATGAAAAAAGGTAAAGTATTATTATGA
- a CDS encoding GMC oxidoreductase — translation MIFNNISRLIKTKICIIGSGIGGGTLTQKLTEENKEFVIIEAGEWSGDSENVSYENRGLDFGVRSTTTVQIGGTSNLWHGVLAPLDKIDFKKRDWIPKSGWAINLEELEPYYKKASEVLKVEKYEYFEKDSLSDELKTQLDNLVCNREYLKNKLFQQSVPHVNFKDVVKKICEHSDKQHLYYNTTALEFINENGKISKLKVGNSDGSFSYVEADEFIVCSGALETPRLLLNSHIENENIGKYLMDHPMGNLCQLEFLNPSKYPIYSDTKYSSNMKIKTGLELTDEKQKELKLPNHNFYLRPSFVKGIDNESEKVKLSLLAFKDGGVSVKDVWKVITNINVIRQIVAYKFSLDVTFKYADLFFVTEQIPNENSYVGLSQQKDKWGYKKSLVKWQVSDEDIQSVKIWFELLLTELFPKEYYKFTHTLDDFNWEEIFTSAIHHVGTCRMGHDKNEGVVDKNLKVFGIDNLYVCDGSIFTTAGNVNNGLTISAFACRLAEHLGSDK, via the coding sequence ATGATATTTAATAATATTTCTAGACTAATAAAGACTAAAATTTGTATCATCGGTAGCGGTATCGGTGGTGGAACACTAACTCAAAAACTAACAGAAGAAAATAAAGAGTTCGTCATCATAGAAGCTGGTGAGTGGAGTGGAGATAGTGAGAATGTTTCTTATGAAAATAGAGGGCTTGATTTTGGAGTGAGAAGTACTACTACTGTACAAATAGGTGGTACTAGTAATCTTTGGCATGGTGTACTTGCACCTCTTGATAAGATAGACTTTAAAAAAAGAGACTGGATACCAAAAAGTGGATGGGCTATAAATTTAGAAGAATTGGAGCCTTACTACAAAAAAGCTAGTGAAGTTCTCAAAGTAGAAAAGTATGAGTATTTTGAAAAAGATAGTTTAAGTGATGAACTCAAAACTCAGCTAGATAATCTAGTTTGCAATAGAGAGTATCTTAAAAATAAGCTTTTTCAACAATCAGTTCCTCATGTAAATTTTAAAGATGTGGTAAAAAAGATATGTGAACATAGTGATAAACAACATCTTTACTACAACACTACAGCACTAGAATTTATTAACGAAAATGGAAAAATTTCTAAGCTAAAAGTTGGAAATAGTGATGGCAGTTTTTCATATGTAGAAGCTGATGAGTTTATTGTGTGTAGTGGCGCACTTGAAACTCCAAGATTGCTTTTAAACTCACATATTGAAAATGAAAATATCGGTAAATATCTTATGGATCATCCTATGGGAAATCTTTGTCAATTGGAGTTTTTAAATCCATCTAAATACCCAATATACTCAGATACAAAATATAGCTCAAATATGAAGATAAAAACGGGGCTTGAACTAACCGATGAAAAACAAAAAGAGCTAAAACTACCAAATCATAACTTTTATTTAAGACCTTCATTTGTAAAGGGTATCGATAATGAATCTGAGAAAGTGAAGCTTTCTTTGTTGGCTTTTAAAGATGGTGGAGTCAGTGTAAAAGATGTATGGAAAGTAATTACAAATATAAATGTGATCAGACAAATAGTAGCTTATAAGTTTTCACTTGATGTGACTTTTAAATATGCTGATTTATTTTTCGTAACAGAACAAATACCAAATGAAAATAGTTATGTAGGCTTATCACAACAAAAAGATAAATGGGGATATAAGAAATCACTCGTAAAATGGCAAGTAAGTGATGAAGATATTCAGAGTGTAAAAATATGGTTTGAACTCCTTCTAACTGAACTTTTTCCAAAAGAGTATTATAAATTTACGCACACATTGGACGATTTTAACTGGGAAGAGATATTTACAAGTGCTATCCATCATGTAGGGACTTGTAGAATGGGACATGATAAAAATGAAGGGGTAGTAGATAAAAATCTAAAAGTATTTGGAATAGATAATCTTTATGTATGTGATGGTTCTATCTTTACAACAGCTGGAAATGTGAACAATGGATTGACAATATCTGCTTTTGCTTGCAGATTGGCAGAGCATTTAGGAAGTGATAAATGA
- a CDS encoding cytidylyltransferase domain-containing protein — translation MYKGKSFLAIIPARGGSKRLPRKNVLDLAGKPLIAWTIEAAQKSKFIDRVIVSTDDAEIEAVAHKWTTETIKRPSSLATDTATSVDVVLHVIEAVEEKYDYVVLLQPTSPLRTTIHIDEAIELLIEKSADAIISVCEVEHNPLWCNTIPEDGSMQSFIKDESKNKRSQDLPKYYRLNGAVYICNTRKLLNEKNFFLNDNIYAYMMAKYNSIDIDTDIDFIVAEVIKGTIHV, via the coding sequence ATGTATAAAGGAAAAAGTTTTTTGGCGATTATACCAGCACGAGGTGGAAGTAAAAGATTGCCAAGAAAAAATGTACTTGATCTTGCTGGCAAACCACTTATTGCTTGGACAATTGAAGCTGCTCAGAAGTCCAAATTTATTGATAGAGTTATTGTTTCTACTGATGACGCTGAAATAGAAGCAGTAGCTCATAAATGGACAACAGAAACTATCAAACGCCCATCTTCTCTTGCAACAGACACCGCAACAAGCGTAGATGTTGTGTTGCATGTCATCGAGGCAGTTGAAGAAAAATATGACTATGTAGTACTACTGCAACCAACGTCGCCACTAAGGACAACCATTCATATTGACGAGGCAATAGAGCTTTTAATTGAAAAAAGTGCTGATGCCATAATTTCTGTGTGCGAAGTTGAACACAATCCATTGTGGTGTAATACTATTCCAGAAGATGGTAGCATGCAGAGCTTTATAAAGGATGAGAGCAAAAATAAACGGAGCCAAGATTTGCCTAAATACTATAGACTTAACGGTGCTGTATATATTTGCAATACAAGAAAGCTTCTCAACGAAAAAAACTTTTTTTTAAATGATAATATCTACGCATATATGATGGCAAAGTACAACTCAATAGATATAGATACCGATATAGATTTTATTGTAGCAGAAGTAATAAAAGGAACTATTCATGTATAA
- a CDS encoding flippase, translated as MHKALSVDQQRVLKNIISLFALQGTNYILPLLTIPYLVRVLGLEYFGLLAFATAFTMYFMVLTDYGFNLSATNQIAINKENKQKVNDIFVSVLTIKFILAIFGFFIMIGIVSLIPKYQSDLNVFIFIYGMVVGQALIPLWLFQGLETMKYMTYFNILAKFIATGSIFIFVQEQSDYFLVPILTSLGFITAGLFSLYWAFREFNMKFYVPSQTQLVIQLKDGWHVFINNVFVNLYSTTNTVILGLLTNNTIVGYYSLAEKIVGAISGLFVPVTQALYPYMSSVFKENKNKFRIIFHKTILSYFIISIVLSLFVFTLNEQIIKLISGDVNYNISSILYILSFYLMISSQGALFTQMFIIKAKTDLFLKVVKYTLFTNIILILPLVYLYDGVGLAYVVVFSQFVHMFFNLKYYIRTL; from the coding sequence ATGCATAAAGCACTGTCGGTCGATCAACAAAGGGTATTAAAAAATATTATTTCCCTTTTTGCATTACAGGGCACTAATTATATACTACCACTATTAACAATACCTTATTTAGTGCGAGTATTGGGACTAGAGTATTTTGGATTATTAGCTTTTGCGACAGCATTTACAATGTACTTTATGGTACTTACTGATTATGGTTTTAACTTATCTGCAACAAATCAAATAGCTATAAATAAAGAAAATAAGCAAAAAGTTAATGACATATTCGTATCGGTTTTGACTATCAAATTTATACTAGCTATTTTTGGGTTTTTTATTATGATAGGGATAGTTTCTTTGATACCAAAATATCAAAGTGATTTAAATGTATTTATATTTATATATGGGATGGTAGTTGGTCAAGCTTTGATACCTCTTTGGCTATTTCAAGGTTTAGAGACTATGAAATACATGACATATTTTAATATATTGGCAAAGTTTATCGCTACAGGATCTATTTTTATTTTTGTTCAAGAGCAGAGTGATTATTTCTTGGTGCCAATATTAACTTCGTTAGGATTTATAACAGCTGGGTTATTTTCACTTTATTGGGCATTTAGAGAATTCAATATGAAGTTTTATGTACCTTCTCAAACACAATTGGTAATACAATTAAAAGATGGCTGGCATGTATTTATCAATAATGTTTTTGTAAATTTATACTCTACTACCAATACTGTTATCTTAGGATTGTTAACAAATAATACAATAGTTGGCTACTATAGTCTTGCAGAAAAAATTGTAGGTGCTATATCTGGACTTTTCGTTCCTGTTACGCAAGCACTTTACCCATATATGTCTTCTGTTTTTAAAGAAAATAAAAATAAATTTAGAATTATTTTTCATAAGACTATATTGTCTTATTTTATAATATCTATAGTTTTGTCATTATTTGTTTTTACTTTAAATGAACAAATAATAAAGCTAATTTCTGGTGATGTAAACTATAATATTTCATCTATTTTATATATTTTGAGTTTTTACTTAATGATTAGCTCACAGGGTGCTTTATTTACTCAAATGTTTATTATTAAAGCAAAAACAGACTTATTTTTGAAAGTAGTGAAATATACTTTATTCACAAATATTATTTTAATATTGCCATTGGTTTATTTATATGATGGTGTAGGTTTGGCATATGTTGTTGTATTTTCACAATTTGTACATATGTTTTTTAATTTGAAATATTATATAAGGACTCTCTAA
- a CDS encoding type IV toxin-antitoxin system AbiEi family antitoxin domain-containing protein has translation MDVLLQPYEGLVIRHSTLSSVLSDYQAPNFKIHCWLNEGKLIPLKRGLYAVPGVSSKAALSLPLIANHLHGPSYVSMEFMLSHYGIIPEGVVQVTSVTTRRGKRFENCLGRFSYQSVPSVYYALGIEYVKAGERVGFMVASREKALCDWLALTPNVKVYSTKGLRVLLVEDMRMDEAILAELDSKKVLEFAETGFRSERLMWLGRLLSEGV, from the coding sequence GTGGATGTGTTGCTGCAACCTTATGAGGGTTTGGTGATCCGGCATTCAACACTTTCGTCGGTGTTGTCGGACTATCAGGCGCCCAATTTTAAAATTCATTGCTGGTTGAATGAGGGTAAGCTCATTCCTCTTAAGCGCGGGTTGTACGCGGTTCCCGGTGTGTCATCCAAGGCTGCCTTGTCTTTGCCGCTGATCGCAAACCATCTTCATGGGCCTTCATATGTGTCGATGGAATTTATGTTGTCCCACTATGGGATAATTCCAGAGGGTGTGGTGCAGGTGACGAGTGTCACTACGCGACGTGGCAAGCGTTTTGAAAACTGTCTTGGGCGCTTTTCCTATCAGTCGGTGCCATCCGTTTACTATGCCTTGGGTATTGAGTATGTGAAAGCGGGTGAGCGCGTGGGATTTATGGTGGCCAGTCGCGAGAAAGCGCTGTGTGATTGGCTGGCTTTAACGCCAAATGTAAAGGTTTATTCTACCAAGGGTTTGCGTGTGCTTTTAGTTGAGGATATGCGTATGGATGAGGCCATCCTGGCTGAGCTGGATAGCAAGAAGGTGCTGGAATTCGCTGAGACGGGTTTTCGGTCTGAACGCTTGATGTGGCTTGGTCGCTTATTGTCGGAGGGTGTGTGA
- a CDS encoding Rpn family recombination-promoting nuclease/putative transposase, which translates to MLTLKEKYINIFTDFGFKKLFGSEFNKHLLLDFLNELIGRETGVIKELSFLSTEQLGRSRADRKAIYDIYCENEKGEKFIVELQKAKQNYFKDRSIYYSTFPIQQQAERGDWDFRLNAIYTIGILDFVFDEGKDDKNVFHHEVKMIDTKTGKVFYDKLTYIYLEMPKFTKTEDELETHFDKWLYILKNLHKLTNRPLKLQELVFNQLFDAAEIAQMDDKEVMEYEESLKVYRDLKNSLDTAYDEGKIEGKIETAARLKELGVSMGMIAEATGLSIDEIEKL; encoded by the coding sequence ATGCTTACACTTAAAGAAAAATATATTAACATCTTTACCGATTTTGGGTTTAAAAAACTCTTTGGTTCAGAGTTCAATAAACATCTGTTACTTGATTTTCTAAACGAACTTATAGGGCGCGAAACGGGAGTTATTAAAGAACTTTCATTTCTTTCAACGGAGCAGCTGGGGCGTAGTCGTGCTGATCGCAAGGCTATTTACGATATTTATTGTGAAAATGAAAAGGGTGAAAAATTCATTGTTGAGCTGCAAAAGGCTAAACAGAATTATTTTAAAGATCGTAGTATTTACTATTCAACCTTTCCAATTCAACAACAAGCCGAAAGGGGCGATTGGGATTTTAGATTAAACGCTATTTACACTATAGGCATTCTTGATTTTGTATTTGACGAAGGTAAAGACGATAAAAATGTTTTTCATCACGAAGTGAAGATGATTGACACCAAAACGGGTAAGGTATTTTACGATAAACTCACTTATATCTATTTAGAGATGCCGAAGTTTACTAAAACAGAAGATGAGCTTGAAACCCATTTTGATAAATGGCTTTATATCCTAAAAAACCTGCATAAATTAACGAATCGCCCGCTAAAACTCCAGGAACTGGTATTTAACCAACTTTTCGATGCCGCAGAGATTGCCCAGATGGATGACAAAGAGGTTATGGAGTATGAAGAGAGTTTAAAGGTATATCGCGATTTAAAGAACTCCCTAGATACCGCTTATGATGAAGGCAAGATTGAAGGCAAGATAGAAACAGCTGCACGACTTAAAGAGCTTGGCGTTTCAATGGGAATGATTGCAGAAGCTACCGGTTTGAGTATAGATGAGATTGAAAAGCTGTAG
- a CDS encoding nucleotidyltransferase family protein, producing the protein MKNNIDHLRITPNASMHYALQVIDKGAVQIALVVDEVGKLLGTLTDGDIRRGLLKGLSLESSVESIYYRTPTVAMVTDTNEAILQIALRKKLHQIPIINEEGKVVALREIDDLVQPSQKSNKVVLMAGGLGKRLGDLTRNTPKPMLNVGNKPILQTIIESFSKSGYTSIVLSVNYLSHKIENYFGDGSNFGVTIEYVHETERMGTAGALSLMRNMLSEPFFVMNADLLTNVDFEKLHQFHIMQNPVATMAVREYDFQVPYGVVNIEDDRVTSIIEKPVHKFFVSAGIYMLSPAVLEYVPDGHFFDMPSLFDKLIQEGQYASSFPIHEYWLDIGRMSDFERANDEFNGVF; encoded by the coding sequence ATGAAAAATAACATTGACCATCTTAGAATCACACCCAATGCAAGCATGCATTATGCGTTACAGGTAATTGACAAAGGTGCGGTACAAATAGCTCTTGTGGTCGATGAAGTTGGGAAATTACTCGGCACGCTTACTGATGGAGATATCCGTAGAGGCCTGCTGAAAGGTTTGTCGCTTGAAAGCTCAGTTGAGTCAATTTACTACCGCACACCTACAGTAGCAATGGTAACAGATACCAATGAAGCTATTCTACAAATAGCCTTACGCAAAAAGCTCCATCAAATTCCTATCATCAACGAAGAGGGTAAAGTTGTCGCTCTACGAGAGATAGATGACCTTGTACAACCAAGTCAAAAAAGCAATAAAGTAGTCTTAATGGCTGGTGGACTCGGGAAGCGATTGGGCGACTTAACCCGTAACACCCCAAAGCCGATGCTAAATGTCGGCAATAAGCCTATCCTACAAACCATAATTGAGTCTTTTTCCAAAAGTGGCTACACAAGCATAGTTCTCAGCGTGAACTACTTATCACACAAGATTGAAAACTATTTCGGTGATGGCAGTAATTTTGGCGTAACCATCGAATACGTTCATGAAACGGAGCGTATGGGAACCGCTGGAGCATTAAGCTTAATGCGCAATATGCTTTCAGAACCGTTTTTTGTTATGAATGCAGACTTATTAACCAATGTTGATTTTGAAAAACTTCATCAGTTTCATATTATGCAAAACCCTGTGGCCACTATGGCAGTACGCGAATATGATTTCCAAGTCCCATATGGTGTAGTGAATATAGAAGACGACAGGGTTACATCAATCATTGAAAAACCAGTGCATAAATTTTTTGTAAGCGCTGGCATATATATGTTGTCGCCAGCCGTTCTAGAATATGTGCCGGATGGACATTTTTTTGATATGCCAAGTCTTTTTGATAAACTCATTCAAGAAGGGCAATATGCATCTTCTTTTCCTATACATGAATACTGGTTAGATATTGGGCGGATGAGTGATTTCGAGCGCGCCAATGATGAATTTAATGGGGTGTTTTAA
- a CDS encoding glycosyltransferase has translation MKFSVLLSIYHKEAPDFFNRAMRSIWDEQSVKPNEIVLVQDGPLTQDLYDAINTWKEKLGGVLKCVPLQENVGLGDALNIGIKNCSFDLIARMDTDDISMPDRFQKQLEVFEKMDIDVCSSWVSEFSTNELAVDSVRKVPELHSDIVVFAKSRCPLNHPAVMYRKSIIEQAGSYKKMMWFEDYYLWARCIMIDAKLYNIQEPLVHMRAGLGQLERRSGLEYAIAELIFLWELRNMGYLSNILFLRGAILRFVSRILPKVLVRKIYNILRD, from the coding sequence ATGAAATTTTCTGTATTACTATCTATTTACCATAAAGAGGCTCCAGATTTCTTTAACCGCGCAATGCGGAGCATTTGGGATGAGCAGAGCGTCAAACCAAATGAAATTGTATTAGTTCAAGATGGCCCACTTACGCAAGATTTATATGATGCAATTAATACTTGGAAAGAGAAGCTTGGAGGAGTCCTAAAATGCGTTCCGCTACAAGAAAATGTTGGTTTAGGTGACGCGCTTAACATTGGAATTAAAAATTGCAGTTTTGACCTTATCGCAAGAATGGACACTGATGACATATCAATGCCAGATAGATTTCAAAAGCAGCTAGAAGTATTCGAAAAAATGGATATTGATGTTTGCAGCTCATGGGTTAGCGAATTTAGCACCAATGAATTGGCGGTTGATTCTGTCAGGAAAGTTCCTGAGCTACATAGTGATATTGTTGTTTTTGCCAAATCTCGCTGCCCACTCAATCACCCTGCTGTGATGTATAGAAAATCTATCATTGAGCAGGCAGGCAGCTATAAAAAAATGATGTGGTTTGAGGACTATTATCTTTGGGCAAGATGCATAATGATTGATGCAAAACTATATAACATCCAAGAGCCGTTAGTGCACATGAGAGCTGGTCTAGGCCAACTTGAGCGTAGAAGCGGCCTTGAGTACGCCATTGCTGAATTAATATTCCTTTGGGAACTTCGAAATATGGGGTATTTATCTAACATACTTTTCTTACGGGGAGCGATTTTAAGATTCGTGTCGAGAATACTACCTAAGGTCTTGGTTCGTAAAATATATAACATCCTCCGCGACTAG